In Oreochromis aureus strain Israel breed Guangdong linkage group 22, ZZ_aureus, whole genome shotgun sequence, the genomic window caaaaataataattctgaaactcttgattgttttgctttgatgtaattatctaaggtggaaaaaatttttgtttgtttgtttgtttgtttttgctttgctttcttttattctttgcttgagccctgtgtacaggagctgcatgcaaaagattttttgttaaaagggttggcataataagcaaatgcttcagccaataccctttgattagccttgtctcatgattttttttgctttttggtaatctttattttgtattctgtatgctaatcaataaaaatcaatcaatcaataaaaaaaaaaaaaaaaaaaaaaaaaaaaaaaaagagtgtttttgttttagatcTTGTTCCTTTATCTCCTCTTTTTGTTCCATGCTCCCAGTATTTCCAAAACAATAAGAAGAGAGAGAAGGACCTCTCCAACAACCTCTACCGACTCCTGTTAAGCCCACAGACCAGCCATCTCTGCAATCTCTTCATCCAACTGCTAGCCATGTCATCTGCCAGGCTTTAAAATAAGAGGAGAAAGAGTAAGTTTTGTTTGGCATGGTATGTCTTAAGATTCTTACGTTTGTTGCATATGTTGTTCTAGAGAAATTACAAACCAGTGCACAGTATTTTGTTCACGAGTTATTTTGCTGCATTTTGGTGGCCACTCTAAAATGATTCTGGTTAAATACGGTCAGGCCCTGACTTAAGAGGACTTTGTGATTCACCTTGATTTGAAACTAAAACTTACTTTGAGAGAAATGTTCAAATATGCAAGTCACCTCACCAACTTTCCCTTTTTGAATAAAAACTcatatttgatttcttcttcagtgtattcagtctctatttttttaatgtaatttttcatatCTTGGCCTGTCAAAAATGTATTCGGCAGAACGtttattaacaacaacaacaacaacaacaacaaaaataataataatatttttttgttagtATTATTACTATAAATGTCAAATGTTTAGGTGAATTTTTCACAGAGGATGACCGAGACTCCAAACATTACTGTGAAGTCACgcttcttttcttgtttctgtgaccTCAACATGCTAGTGGACTTGAAGTTATTTCCACTTTAGGtatgtatttaatttaataaaaactatGTGTTAAATGTCTTAAACCGTGGACATTAGCTCTAGCTGATTCCAGATTATGCTGCAGGTCTCTTACGTAAGCAGCATCTGTTTCAATAATCAGAAGGTTCAATAAATCTGgcaattatttttttgtgaGTCAGGCTTTTCCTCTTAGTACCACATGCACCTGTATAATGAGATCTCTGTCACTTCACCAAACTGAATATGGAATATGAATACAATATAACTTTAGATCGGTAagttcatatttaaaattaaattgcaACTTCTTTTGGAAAGAAATTTCCTCTTAGATGATATaagataatttgtttttattaatggAAAATTACGATTGTTGAATATttatcacaatttttttttaatgttttctgtagatctttgtccttttttttttttcaaagacgACCGTTTGTTTTGagcaatgactgtagaaaatgaCTGTCGCGTCGTCCacgttttctacagtcattggttttgagtggcagctctacgcttccgtagtaaagtacaacttttattttgaaaataccAGATAGGAAACGTTAGTGCCATGACCTGGAACCACTTTGCTAATTCCGACCTTTCTTCAGCCAGTGAAAATAGCATCTGTGTTAAGTATCTAACTTTGTTCTTCATTTGGGCGAGTTATTCGAACTAAACCCGGAACAGTTTCCggtttatttttcatgtttgacGTTTCTAGAAGTTTATAACCAAGggcattagcattagcagcacccTGTGGTACAATGTCAACAGGGCCAGAGCCGCCAACAGGAGGAGCAAATGCCCCCGTGTCCAAACCCAGCCAGATGTTtaagagctgctggagctgcaGGCTTATCTCCGGAGGTGGGCTGATCCTGTCTGGAGCTTATGTGTTTCACGCAGCGCGGAAGGTGATGCGGCAGGGAGGACCCACCTCTATGGGGACAGTGGCACAGATCACTTTCGCTGCAAGTAAGTCAATTAGTTTTCTGACTGTTTGCTGCATCAGGTGTCTTTTAATGAAGACATGCGCACTTGTGTTCAAGGTTTGGCTGCCTGGGGGTTAGTTGTCATCACGGATCCTGTAGGAAAAGCGCAGAGGAAGACTTGAGGACTCTTTAGAAAGTGTGCGTGTAAATGAGCTCAGGACTGCGTGGGGTCATTCACCGGACACCGAGGCAAAGACACTGCTCTGGACAGCCTGCAGAGACCTGTAATGACAGTGGATGTGTGCTGACGTTGTATGGCTGGACTATGTACCGTACCTACTGCTGGAAGCTGCTGACTTCTTAAATTAAAACAACTATTTGTCTATATGTGTGAGTTTAAGTCTCTTTGTCAGCATCAGACGTGTGTGGTAAATAATGTTGACTCGTTAAAGATGATTTATTGTAGTACAAAAATGTGAAACCAATGGTGACCGCACTGGCCAAGTTTCTGTGCAAATCATATCAGTTATGCACACTACATGCATACTCAGCTCTCATCATTATGTTGTCACTGACTGACCTTTTTCAcattacactttttaaaatgtcaaaacagaaaaagcacGGTTAAACTTACAGTGGGTGCATGAAACCCTGCCATTTTGCATCTTGGTTCACTAGGATATATCACTGGGACACTACCTGGAAATTACAGTTCAAAATCTCTGCAGCTAGTATACAGTTTGCGACTaaataattacaataaaaacagtaaattaGGTCAAACTACCTTGATGTCTCAGGACAACCTcccaagtattaaaaacagtttaagtcTTCTGTAGCTAATCTCTAACTTCTTCAATGTGTGGCCATATTAAATAGGCCCTTTTCACAACAGCCATTCTATCTTATCCCAGCattcagtagcggttttagatacgggcgacacgggcggttgcccggggcggcatcgtgatggggggcggcatcacgggcatcggcacaaaaaaaataattaaaaaaaaatgctcgtactcatgctgccccgacggcagccagcgcatattggtaATGTCAttggcaccgatcggttttttatcgcccatttgctgggagtaagggcgccctccgtttgcgaggtgcgcctgctgcttgcggcacagggaggagagggcggggcggcgggggattctctggctggctggagcagcatctaataaccaactcgcaaaataaaacaaaataaaaacaaaacaacaaacacgaaatcGGActttatgatacagacttataatttgcaccgatgttgttttcgaaattctatacacgaaaactcagcgtgagagccctcggtgcgcctgcgcgctgctgaagtcaaagtaaactttgtcatctccgctacatacagtccgtATATAGAGACGacgacgacgaggctccagttacagcagtgcaaataaacgaacaataaatatagtagagtaagaaaataaatatacactttaggactcggggtaaagggatcaataacaatttaaaatttataatttacagtttgatgatttaaagtctcacacataacccgtcgaaaggggagggagacctgctgcttccaaatagagcacatttcattcataatgttgtaaatccaagcccattatgtattcatgatttgaatcctgggttgtgtgaaatcccagaaatacaccctagacaaagttaatctgtgaactaaggtgtaggtctgtta contains:
- the dmac1 gene encoding distal membrane-arm assembly complex protein 1, which codes for MSTGPEPPTGGANAPVSKPSQMFKSCWSCRLISGGGLILSGAYVFHAARKVMRQGGPTSMGTVAQITFAASLAAWGLVVITDPVGKAQRKT